One genomic window of Halococcus sediminicola includes the following:
- the secF gene encoding protein translocase subunit SecF, whose amino-acid sequence MAALDVPAVDYTDYTDRQLAAIPLAVLVLALAVLGGWFLVTGAPVTPGIEFTGGTELQLTAQVPQGEVGDAFATEPESITPTSGENTYIVTFQSTDTDALAADARAAGYNVQSVQSTSASFGSDTQQLGLVGLLAAFVGMALLVFVLFRTFVPSIAVILSAFSDIVVPLALMNLFGIELSLGTVAALLMLIGYSVDSDILLNNHVLKRRGDFYESTYRARRTGVTMTLTSMSAMAVMAIVASKYVFNIPLLSQVGVVLVMGLAVDLMNTYLLNVSLLRWYKFEGVAR is encoded by the coding sequence ATGGCCGCGCTCGACGTACCGGCAGTCGATTACACCGACTACACCGACCGTCAACTCGCCGCGATCCCGCTGGCGGTGCTCGTCCTCGCGCTCGCCGTGCTCGGCGGCTGGTTTCTCGTGACCGGCGCGCCGGTGACGCCCGGCATCGAGTTCACCGGCGGCACCGAACTCCAACTCACCGCACAGGTTCCTCAAGGGGAGGTCGGCGACGCCTTCGCCACCGAACCCGAATCGATCACGCCGACCAGCGGGGAGAACACCTACATCGTCACGTTCCAGTCGACGGACACCGACGCGCTCGCCGCCGACGCGCGGGCGGCCGGCTACAACGTCCAATCCGTGCAGTCAACGTCCGCGAGCTTCGGGTCTGATACCCAGCAGCTCGGGCTAGTGGGACTGCTCGCGGCGTTCGTCGGGATGGCGCTGCTCGTGTTCGTGCTCTTTCGCACGTTCGTTCCCTCGATCGCGGTCATCCTATCGGCGTTTTCGGACATCGTGGTGCCGCTCGCGCTGATGAATCTGTTCGGGATCGAACTCTCCTTGGGCACCGTCGCAGCCCTCCTGATGCTCATCGGCTACAGCGTCGACTCCGACATCCTGCTCAACAACCACGTGCTCAAGCGCCGTGGCGACTTCTACGAGAGTACCTATCGCGCGCGGCGCACGGGGGTGACGATGACGCTCACCTCGATGTCGGCGATGGCGGTAATGGCGATCGTCGCCTCGAAGTACGTCTTCAACATCCCCCTCCTCTCGCAGGTCGGGGTCGTGCTCGTGATGGGGCTAGCGGTCGATCTGATGAACACCTACCTGCTGAACGTGAGCCTGCTTCGCTGGTACAAGTTCGAGGGGGTCGCGCGATGA
- a CDS encoding preprotein translocase subunit SecD, producing the protein MIRDNWRIILLVVFVLAAGIALFAPGLGGGAAANATGANATSGPTNLQYGLDLSGGTQIRAPLSGLTAENVDVGPRAEGNLTRQVASELNVSATDVQVRTGNGSATVEVYSENVSRGAFAGALQSSGYDVQQSDVRDGLTDQTYDTAVEVLSNKISESGLSGGTVQTVSAGGDRYVQIEIPNQNRSEVRELVADQGRVKTVAYFSVAGNRTPGYCEGPVGANGSANASGDGPSTCNVTVLPSQQSFQDVRPVQQDQRTGQPIVPVTLTEAAAGPFTQKMQRFGFDDPANSTCGYGQGGGGHCLLTVRDGEVVYSASVQPGLARQFASGEFTDDPAYQTSAQNVSEAQSLQVDLQAGALPAPLDLQEGTSQYILPSVAQRFKSLSLVTGLVAVLAVSVSIFVRYREPRVAVPMLLTGLAEVFILLGFASTIGLALDLSHIAGFIAVIGTGVDDLVIIADEILQSDVSTGKVFQSRFRRAFWVIGAAAATTIIAMSPLALLSLGDLRGFAIITIVGVLIGVLITRPAYGNVLRRLLTDN; encoded by the coding sequence ATGATACGGGACAACTGGCGCATCATTCTCTTGGTGGTGTTCGTCCTCGCGGCCGGAATCGCACTGTTCGCGCCCGGTCTCGGTGGCGGCGCGGCGGCGAACGCCACGGGCGCGAACGCCACGAGCGGCCCGACGAATCTTCAATATGGATTGGATCTCTCGGGCGGGACGCAGATCCGCGCGCCGCTGTCGGGACTCACCGCCGAGAACGTCGACGTCGGTCCCCGGGCGGAGGGGAACCTCACCCGACAGGTGGCGAGCGAACTGAACGTCTCGGCGACCGACGTCCAGGTGCGAACCGGCAACGGCAGCGCCACCGTCGAGGTGTACTCGGAGAACGTCTCGCGGGGTGCGTTCGCTGGCGCGCTCCAGTCGTCAGGCTACGACGTCCAGCAGAGCGACGTCCGCGACGGCCTGACCGACCAGACCTACGACACCGCCGTCGAGGTGTTGAGCAACAAGATCAGCGAATCCGGCCTCTCCGGCGGCACCGTCCAGACCGTCTCGGCGGGCGGGGACCGCTACGTACAGATCGAGATCCCCAATCAGAACCGCTCGGAGGTCAGGGAGCTCGTCGCGGACCAAGGCCGAGTGAAGACGGTCGCGTACTTCTCGGTCGCGGGGAATCGGACACCGGGCTACTGCGAGGGACCGGTCGGGGCGAACGGGAGCGCCAACGCGAGCGGGGACGGCCCGAGCACCTGTAACGTGACCGTGCTGCCGAGCCAGCAGTCGTTTCAGGACGTTCGACCGGTCCAGCAGGACCAACGGACCGGTCAGCCGATCGTTCCGGTGACGCTCACCGAGGCGGCCGCCGGACCGTTCACGCAGAAGATGCAGCGCTTCGGCTTCGACGACCCGGCGAACTCGACGTGTGGCTACGGGCAGGGCGGTGGCGGTCACTGTCTGCTGACCGTGCGTGACGGCGAGGTGGTCTACTCGGCGAGCGTCCAGCCCGGTCTCGCCCGGCAGTTCGCCAGCGGCGAGTTCACCGACGACCCCGCCTACCAGACATCGGCACAGAACGTCTCCGAGGCTCAGAGTCTACAGGTCGACCTGCAGGCCGGTGCGCTGCCCGCGCCGCTCGACCTCCAGGAGGGAACGAGCCAGTACATCCTGCCGAGTGTTGCTCAGCGGTTCAAGAGTCTCTCGCTGGTCACGGGACTCGTGGCGGTGCTCGCTGTCAGCGTGTCGATCTTCGTCAGGTATCGTGAGCCACGGGTGGCGGTGCCGATGCTGTTGACGGGACTCGCCGAGGTGTTCATCCTGCTCGGCTTCGCGTCCACCATCGGGCTGGCGCTCGATCTCTCGCACATCGCGGGGTTCATCGCCGTCATCGGGACGGGAGTCGACGACCTGGTGATCATCGCCGACGAGATCCTCCAGAGCGACGTGAGTACCGGCAAAGTGTTCCAGAGTCGGTTCCGGCGGGCGTTCTGGGTCATCGGCGCGGCCGCCGCGACCACCATCATCGCGATGAGCCCGCTCGCGCTGCTCTCGCTTGGCGATCTCCGCGGGTTCGCCATCATCACCATCGTCGGCGTGCTCATTGGCGTGCTGATCACACGCCCGGCCTACGGCAACGTGCTCCGACGGCTGCTTACCGACAACTGA
- a CDS encoding anthranilate phosphoribosyltransferase — protein sequence MAQASEQYGEWPLKRLMTEVVGSGHKSADDMTRAQATEAFERILDGEPDHTTLGAFWLANRWKRNTPEELAAYIDVMADQSVKFATPDCDPVDCGANYDGKGRSAILGVGAGIVAAAAGTPVVTHSGDRVPTQKQDAYKHVLDELDIETDLAPAESADMIDETGFGFYYQPNFNPGVADLEARRDMMGVRTFVNTIETLANPADAEVHLGSFYHLPYAKRIIDTFAASERYDIPRVVMFQGMEGYDDIRPGSTTVAVGEGGELDDFEIRTDEYGMNFAEEDLEVDDVATESAAITEAVLAGDREDRFADAIALNGAFRIYAREDCDSLDEGIAMAREAIADGSAEAVLDGLRAF from the coding sequence ATGGCTCAAGCATCCGAACAGTACGGCGAGTGGCCGCTCAAGCGGCTGATGACCGAGGTCGTCGGCTCGGGACACAAATCCGCCGACGACATGACGCGCGCGCAGGCGACCGAAGCCTTCGAGCGCATCCTGGATGGCGAACCCGATCATACGACGCTGGGGGCGTTCTGGCTCGCCAATCGCTGGAAGCGCAACACGCCCGAGGAACTGGCGGCGTACATCGACGTGATGGCCGACCAATCGGTGAAATTCGCCACGCCCGACTGCGACCCCGTCGACTGCGGGGCGAACTACGACGGGAAAGGTCGCTCGGCGATACTCGGCGTCGGAGCCGGCATCGTCGCCGCGGCGGCCGGCACTCCTGTCGTGACCCACTCCGGCGATCGCGTCCCCACCCAGAAGCAGGACGCCTACAAACACGTCCTCGACGAGTTGGATATCGAAACCGACCTCGCACCCGCCGAGAGCGCCGACATGATCGACGAGACCGGCTTTGGCTTTTACTACCAGCCGAACTTCAATCCCGGCGTCGCCGATCTCGAAGCACGCCGGGACATGATGGGCGTGCGGACGTTCGTCAACACCATCGAGACGCTCGCCAACCCCGCCGACGCCGAGGTCCACCTGGGAAGTTTCTACCATCTGCCCTATGCGAAGCGCATCATCGACACGTTCGCGGCGAGCGAGCGCTACGACATCCCCCGCGTGGTGATGTTCCAGGGGATGGAGGGCTACGACGACATCCGGCCCGGTTCGACGACGGTCGCCGTGGGTGAAGGCGGCGAACTCGACGATTTCGAGATCAGGACCGACGAGTACGGCATGAACTTCGCCGAGGAGGACCTGGAAGTCGACGACGTGGCGACGGAGTCGGCGGCGATCACTGAAGCCGTGCTCGCGGGCGATCGAGAAGACCGCTTCGCCGACGCCATCGCGCTCAACGGCGCGTTCCGCATCTACGCCCGCGAGGACTGCGACTCGCTCGACGAGGGGATCGCGATGGCGCGCGAGGCCATCGCCGACGGTAGCGCCGAAGCGGTCCTGGACGGCCTTCGTGCGTTCTGA
- a CDS encoding peptidylprolyl isomerase, with product MTDATLHTNRGDIEVELYDERAPRTVENFVGLATGEQEWEDGGETVEKPLYDDVAFHRIIEGFMIQGGDPDESGRGGPGYTFDDEFHDDLRHDSKGTLSMANSGPDTNGSQFFITLDAQPHLDGRHAVFGDVTDGMDVVEEIGSVPTDGNDQPQEEVVLESVEIHE from the coding sequence ATGACAGACGCGACGCTGCACACCAACCGCGGCGACATCGAGGTCGAACTGTACGACGAGCGCGCGCCGCGGACAGTTGAAAACTTCGTCGGGCTGGCGACCGGCGAGCAGGAGTGGGAGGACGGCGGTGAGACGGTCGAAAAACCGCTCTACGACGACGTAGCCTTCCACCGCATCATCGAGGGGTTCATGATCCAGGGCGGCGACCCCGACGAGAGCGGTCGCGGCGGCCCGGGCTACACCTTCGACGACGAGTTCCACGACGACCTGCGCCACGACTCCAAAGGTACTCTCTCGATGGCCAATTCGGGCCCCGACACGAACGGCTCGCAGTTCTTCATCACGCTCGACGCCCAGCCCCATCTCGACGGTCGCCACGCGGTGTTCGGCGACGTCACGGACGGGATGGATGTCGTCGAGGAGATCGGCTCCGTACCGACCGACGGAAACGACCAGCCCCAAGAGGAGGTCGTTCTGGAGTCGGTCGAGATCCACGAGTAG
- a CDS encoding ferredoxin: MPDDPVDPSTIGERDAPPISEKPYKIVFEANKCIAAGKCAEVSANWSMSITSGIAQPASYFITEEELDDNVRAAEVCPAKKDRGVIHVVDRRTNEEIAPDPAGDGTLSVDW; encoded by the coding sequence ATGCCCGACGACCCCGTCGATCCGAGCACCATCGGCGAGCGCGACGCCCCACCCATATCGGAGAAACCCTACAAGATCGTCTTCGAGGCGAACAAGTGTATCGCGGCGGGCAAATGCGCCGAGGTCTCCGCAAACTGGTCGATGAGCATCACCTCGGGGATCGCCCAACCTGCATCGTATTTCATCACCGAAGAGGAACTCGACGACAACGTCCGGGCGGCCGAAGTCTGCCCGGCGAAGAAGGACCGGGGCGTGATCCACGTCGTCGACCGCCGGACGAACGAGGAGATCGCCCCCGATCCCGCGGGCGACGGCACGCTCTCGGTCGACTGGTGA
- a CDS encoding DUF7522 family protein, giving the protein MDSDLLVDGIADQLVTAARTATGDRLRSVTYFTRTDYDQLYLRGDLERDADVMDFIGHEWHDFKNTRDAYRSSELGGYRHTIRVFENGHLLRITTDRDGVFVTTDGLTMSDFEAVTSAVLSVLDER; this is encoded by the coding sequence ATGGACTCGGATCTGCTCGTCGACGGTATCGCCGACCAGCTCGTGACGGCTGCCCGGACCGCGACCGGCGACCGCCTCCGGTCGGTGACCTACTTCACCCGGACCGACTACGACCAGCTCTACCTCCGCGGCGACCTCGAACGGGATGCGGACGTGATGGACTTCATCGGCCACGAGTGGCACGACTTCAAGAACACCAGAGATGCCTACCGAAGCTCGGAACTCGGCGGCTATCGCCACACCATTCGCGTCTTCGAGAACGGCCATCTCCTGCGCATCACGACCGACCGCGACGGCGTGTTCGTCACCACCGACGGACTGACGATGAGTGACTTCGAGGCCGTGACCAGCGCCGTCCTCTCGGTTCTCGACGAGCGCTGA
- a CDS encoding DUF5813 family protein yields MTDDAFATHDAYESSEGEYALTTTPFDGRVAVDGDEYRVTVTMPTLDAAAEEPVEDVLENGWFETLSLRLEDAEGATRGDIDVPDPTVKQVGEEVRVEWVLVRADGTRAAEAAKALIEYAEGTYVEGIVPGYSYHSPVADLIASARTEGDGEGERGPMPL; encoded by the coding sequence ATGACCGACGACGCGTTCGCGACTCACGACGCCTACGAATCGAGTGAGGGAGAGTACGCGCTCACGACCACGCCGTTCGACGGCCGCGTCGCCGTCGATGGCGACGAGTATCGAGTGACGGTGACGATGCCGACGCTCGACGCCGCCGCCGAGGAGCCGGTCGAGGACGTCCTCGAGAATGGGTGGTTCGAGACGCTCTCGCTCCGCCTCGAAGACGCCGAGGGCGCGACGCGCGGGGATATCGATGTTCCCGACCCGACCGTCAAGCAGGTGGGCGAGGAGGTGCGCGTCGAGTGGGTGCTCGTACGGGCTGACGGGACGCGGGCAGCCGAGGCGGCGAAGGCGCTCATCGAGTATGCCGAGGGAACGTACGTCGAGGGCATCGTTCCGGGCTATTCGTACCACTCGCCCGTCGCCGACCTCATCGCGAGTGCTCGGACGGAGGGCGACGGCGAGGGCGAGCGCGGCCCGATGCCCCTTTAG
- a CDS encoding potassium channel family protein, with protein MRFVIVGAGRVGLRTARVLAEEGHEATVVDSDPAQLERLWSERLEIVDVIEGDGSREEDLLEAGVAEADALGALTGDLTTNFVACMVAKAHDCRTVMRADDDYYQEIYRKYATEVDEVVYPERLGAIGAKNALVGGSTRAIADIAQHLQLVEFTVTESSPMRGYSLSELELPGGAQLLAFGKEGEAVDLPREDDSLERGDRLVALADFDVLGDVRRIVVGTI; from the coding sequence ATGCGATTCGTTATCGTCGGTGCCGGTCGGGTCGGACTGCGGACCGCGCGCGTGCTCGCCGAGGAGGGCCACGAGGCGACCGTCGTCGACAGCGACCCCGCGCAGTTGGAACGGCTCTGGAGCGAGCGCCTCGAAATCGTCGACGTCATTGAGGGCGACGGCAGTCGGGAGGAGGACCTGTTGGAGGCGGGCGTCGCCGAGGCGGACGCCCTCGGCGCGCTCACCGGCGACCTCACGACGAACTTCGTCGCCTGCATGGTCGCCAAGGCACACGACTGTCGCACCGTGATGCGCGCCGACGACGACTACTATCAGGAGATCTACCGGAAGTACGCCACCGAGGTCGACGAGGTGGTCTATCCAGAACGCCTCGGCGCGATCGGCGCGAAGAACGCCCTCGTCGGCGGCTCGACCCGCGCCATCGCCGATATCGCCCAGCACCTCCAACTCGTCGAGTTCACCGTCACCGAGTCCTCGCCGATGCGTGGCTACAGCCTGAGCGAACTCGAACTGCCCGGCGGCGCACAGCTACTCGCCTTCGGTAAGGAGGGCGAGGCGGTCGACCTGCCACGCGAGGACGATTCGCTCGAACGCGGCGACCGACTGGTCGCGCTCGCGGATTTCGACGTGCTCGGCGACGTGCGGCGCATCGTCGTCGGCACCATCTAA
- the tmk gene encoding dTMP kinase: MLVTIEGIDGSGKTTVWEALRNSYDGVFTREPTDSWYGEAVARSIRDSEADPLAELFLYTADHAAHLANTVRPALADGELVVSDRYSDSRYAYQGAALDGEITRPMEYIRGVHQPWTIPPDATIYLDVDPETGAARSGATNKFEQAGYLAAVRSNYEQLVEYEPERFVRVDASQPPEDVLAAVETALDRLLD; encoded by the coding sequence ATGCTCGTCACGATAGAGGGCATCGACGGCAGCGGCAAGACCACCGTCTGGGAGGCGCTCCGCAACTCCTACGACGGCGTGTTCACCCGCGAGCCGACCGACTCGTGGTACGGCGAGGCGGTCGCGCGCTCGATTCGCGATTCGGAAGCGGACCCGCTCGCCGAACTCTTCCTCTACACCGCCGACCACGCCGCCCACCTCGCCAATACTGTGCGCCCCGCGCTCGCCGACGGCGAACTGGTGGTCTCGGACCGCTACTCCGATTCGCGCTACGCCTATCAGGGCGCGGCGCTCGACGGCGAGATAACGCGACCGATGGAGTACATTCGTGGGGTGCATCAGCCGTGGACCATCCCTCCCGATGCGACCATCTATCTCGACGTCGACCCCGAGACCGGTGCGGCGCGAAGCGGCGCGACGAACAAGTTCGAGCAGGCCGGCTATCTCGCCGCCGTCCGGTCGAACTACGAACAACTCGTCGAGTACGAACCCGAGCGGTTCGTCAGGGTCGACGCGAGCCAGCCCCCCGAAGACGTGCTCGCGGCGGTCGAGACGGCCCTCGACCGATTGTTGGATTAG
- a CDS encoding complex I NDUFA9 subunit family protein yields MDVLVTGGDGFVGRYLCDELAERGHSVTALSRDPDPSVFDGDVTTAVGDVTAYDSIVDTFAGHDAVVNLVALSPLFQPPSGTSHREVHLHGTENAVRAAEEHSIKRFVQMSALGADSDGETAYIRTKGRAEGVVKDSDLDWTIFRPSVVFGDGGEFVSFTKKVTPPYLAPLPRGGRTRFQPIWVGDLAPMLADGLDDEHTGETYELGGPAVLTLADVAKLAYRAEGKPVSVLPVPMGLTKLGMSAVGPLPVIPFGPDQARSLEMDNVVQQNDIGAFGRGESDLTTLASYLDVR; encoded by the coding sequence ATGGATGTCCTCGTGACCGGTGGCGACGGCTTCGTCGGACGCTACCTCTGTGACGAACTGGCCGAGCGCGGCCATAGCGTGACGGCACTCTCCCGTGACCCCGACCCCTCGGTGTTCGATGGGGACGTCACGACCGCCGTCGGCGACGTGACGGCCTACGACTCCATTGTGGACACGTTCGCGGGTCACGATGCGGTCGTCAATCTCGTCGCGCTCTCGCCGCTCTTTCAACCGCCGAGCGGAACGAGCCACCGTGAAGTCCACCTTCATGGGACGGAAAACGCCGTGCGGGCCGCCGAGGAACATAGTATAAAACGGTTCGTCCAGATGAGCGCGCTCGGCGCGGATTCCGATGGTGAAACGGCGTACATCCGCACGAAGGGCCGTGCCGAGGGAGTGGTCAAAGATTCGGACCTCGACTGGACGATCTTCCGGCCCTCCGTCGTCTTCGGCGACGGCGGCGAGTTCGTCTCCTTCACGAAGAAAGTCACGCCGCCGTATCTCGCCCCCCTCCCCCGTGGCGGGCGCACGCGCTTTCAGCCCATCTGGGTCGGCGACCTCGCGCCGATGCTCGCCGATGGACTCGACGACGAGCACACCGGTGAGACGTACGAACTCGGCGGTCCAGCAGTATTGACGCTCGCCGACGTCGCCAAACTCGCCTATCGCGCGGAGGGCAAGCCCGTCTCCGTGCTGCCGGTGCCGATGGGGTTGACCAAACTCGGGATGAGCGCCGTCGGTCCCCTCCCGGTGATTCCCTTCGGCCCGGACCAGGCGCGCTCGCTCGAAATGGACAACGTGGTGCAGCAAAACGACATCGGTGCGTTCGGGCGGGGCGAGTCGGACCTGACGACGCTCGCCTCCTATCTCGACGTCCGCTGA
- the cofC gene encoding 2-phospho-L-lactate guanylyltransferase yields the protein MRVVVPFAAEQPKTRLGDLLTPTERREFARAMLADVLSALRASGHDPELLATVPVDIDAPTTVDERPLTAAVNAVLETTSPVAVVMADLPLASPAALSKLFDSREDVVLAPGRGGGTNALVARHPDFRADYHGTSYLDHLDRAHRIGASVETVDSFRLGTDIDERADLAEVLVHGDGRARAWLDRAGVRLTREDGRVGVTRSGDR from the coding sequence ATGCGCGTCGTCGTGCCCTTCGCGGCCGAACAGCCGAAAACCCGTCTCGGGGACCTGCTGACACCCACCGAGCGCCGCGAGTTCGCCCGCGCGATGCTCGCCGACGTGCTCTCCGCCCTCCGCGCAAGCGGTCACGACCCCGAACTCCTCGCGACGGTGCCGGTCGACATCGACGCCCCCACGACCGTCGACGAGCGCCCGCTGACGGCGGCCGTGAACGCGGTTCTCGAAACGACCTCACCCGTCGCAGTCGTGATGGCCGACCTCCCGCTCGCGTCGCCCGCCGCGCTCTCGAAACTATTTGACAGTCGAGAAGACGTGGTGCTCGCACCCGGTCGCGGCGGCGGGACGAACGCGCTCGTCGCTCGCCATCCCGATTTCCGCGCCGACTACCACGGTACCTCCTATCTGGACCATCTCGACCGTGCCCACCGCATCGGCGCGAGCGTCGAAACCGTCGATTCGTTTCGGCTTGGGACCGACATCGACGAGCGCGCCGACCTCGCCGAGGTGCTCGTCCACGGCGACGGGCGGGCGCGCGCGTGGCTCGACCGGGCCGGGGTTCGACTCACTCGTGAGGATGGCCGCGTGGGCGTCACGCGCTCCGGAGACCGGTGA
- the cofG gene encoding 7,8-didemethyl-8-hydroxy-5-deazariboflavin synthase subunit CofG: MTGLAALDTADERDSLCSVGPGDVDPAPELSFARNVFVPLTTACRYTCSYCTYFDPPGEASLMSREQVRDMLETGADAGCTEALFTFGDTPDARYTEIHDQLAAWGYDSIHDYLYAMCDLALEVGLLPHSNPGDLSRGKMARLAEVNASMGVMLETTADVDAHSGPRKKTPEQRLETIRAAGEVGIPFTTGILVGIGEDWTDRAESLLAIRALHEEYGHIQEIIVQPVAENERWRGHTPTVEVLRRAVAMARYALPDEISVQVPPNLAPVREVVDCGVDDLGGVSPITDDHINPDYAWPALRELESIADDAGVPLRERLPTHDHYIENGWLAPRIERAIDRDDEAGERYRAVLSAASD; the protein is encoded by the coding sequence ATGACCGGTCTCGCCGCCCTCGACACTGCCGACGAACGCGACTCTCTCTGCTCGGTGGGTCCCGGAGACGTCGACCCCGCGCCGGAACTCTCCTTCGCGCGCAACGTGTTCGTCCCGCTGACGACGGCCTGCCGGTACACCTGTTCGTATTGTACGTACTTCGACCCACCCGGCGAGGCCTCGCTGATGAGCCGCGAACAGGTCCGCGACATGCTCGAAACCGGTGCGGACGCCGGCTGTACGGAAGCCCTGTTCACGTTCGGCGACACGCCCGACGCGCGCTACACCGAAATCCACGACCAACTCGCCGCGTGGGGCTACGACTCGATCCACGACTACCTGTACGCGATGTGCGACCTCGCCTTGGAGGTGGGACTGCTCCCCCACAGCAACCCCGGCGACCTCAGTAGGGGTAAAATGGCCCGCCTCGCGGAGGTGAATGCCTCGATGGGCGTCATGCTCGAAACCACCGCCGACGTCGACGCTCATTCGGGACCGCGGAAGAAGACGCCCGAACAGCGCCTCGAAACCATCCGCGCGGCCGGCGAGGTCGGGATTCCGTTTACTACTGGCATCCTCGTGGGTATCGGCGAGGACTGGACCGACCGCGCCGAGTCGCTGCTCGCCATCCGTGCACTGCACGAAGAGTACGGCCACATCCAAGAGATCATCGTCCAGCCGGTGGCCGAAAACGAGCGCTGGCGCGGTCACACACCCACAGTTGAGGTGCTGCGCCGGGCGGTTGCGATGGCCCGCTACGCGCTCCCCGATGAGATTTCCGTACAGGTCCCGCCGAACCTCGCGCCCGTCCGCGAGGTCGTCGACTGTGGCGTCGACGATCTCGGGGGAGTGTCGCCAATCACCGACGACCACATCAACCCCGACTACGCGTGGCCCGCGCTGCGCGAACTGGAGTCCATCGCCGACGATGCGGGCGTCCCTCTCCGCGAGCGCCTGCCGACCCACGACCACTACATCGAGAACGGCTGGCTCGCACCGCGAATCGAGCGCGCCATTGACCGCGACGACGAGGCTGGCGAGCGCTACCGGGCGGTGCTCTCGGCGGCGAGCGACTGA
- the cofH gene encoding 7,8-didemethyl-8-hydroxy-5-deazariboflavin synthase subunit CofH produces the protein MQRSRGEFGFEYVPETDQSFENALRKAQGRERLAVADGIELITTGTGSSGIDPERKERVLEAADRRRAEVVGERVTFVANLNNNVTTACNTGCLFCNFKDSSHRFQSDSEESHGGFTKTPAESREIVEQAAKRGIYEVTSVSGLHPAFALDDDHHEILAGYDDAPKTVNYRPPAAYDTDPGTYLEQMDAMSTSGVHLHSMTPEEAYHARRGTDWSYEEVYGRLKAAGLDSVPGTAAEILVDEVRDVICPGKIDTDGWLTAMEAAASVGLDMTATIMYGHVENAAHRVRHLQRVRELQDRTGNITEFVPLSFIHPNTPLAERGIVESGATDDEDELMIAVSRLFLDNIDNIQSSWVKYGDQQGLKMLSCGANDFMGTILSEEITKRAGGEFGEYRSFAEYVEMIAAIGRTPAERSTDYRRIRDIDPANPTGPQLGPQADGTPLFDDGSKNRTHADN, from the coding sequence ATGCAGCGCTCGCGCGGGGAGTTCGGCTTCGAGTACGTTCCCGAGACTGACCAGTCCTTCGAGAACGCTCTCCGGAAGGCACAGGGGAGAGAGCGCCTCGCGGTCGCCGACGGCATCGAACTCATCACCACTGGTACAGGAAGTTCGGGAATCGACCCCGAGCGTAAAGAGCGGGTGCTCGAAGCCGCCGACCGCCGCCGGGCGGAGGTAGTTGGCGAGCGCGTCACCTTCGTCGCGAACCTCAACAACAACGTCACGACCGCCTGCAATACTGGCTGTCTGTTCTGCAACTTCAAGGACAGCTCACACCGGTTTCAATCGGACAGCGAGGAGAGTCATGGTGGCTTCACCAAGACGCCCGCCGAATCACGGGAGATCGTCGAGCAGGCAGCGAAACGCGGCATCTACGAGGTCACCTCCGTTTCGGGGCTGCATCCCGCGTTCGCGCTCGACGACGACCACCACGAGATCCTCGCGGGCTACGACGACGCCCCCAAAACGGTGAACTACCGTCCGCCGGCGGCCTACGACACCGACCCCGGCACCTATCTCGAACAGATGGACGCGATGAGCACGAGTGGAGTGCACCTCCACTCGATGACGCCCGAGGAGGCCTATCACGCCCGTCGCGGCACCGACTGGAGCTACGAGGAAGTCTATGGCCGACTGAAAGCGGCGGGGCTGGATTCGGTGCCCGGAACGGCGGCCGAAATTCTCGTCGACGAGGTGCGCGACGTCATCTGTCCGGGCAAGATCGATACTGATGGGTGGCTGACGGCGATGGAGGCCGCCGCCAGCGTGGGTCTCGACATGACCGCGACGATCATGTACGGCCACGTCGAGAACGCCGCTCATCGGGTGAGACACCTCCAGCGGGTGCGCGAGTTGCAGGACCGAACTGGAAACATCACCGAGTTCGTTCCCCTCTCCTTTATCCATCCGAACACGCCGCTGGCCGAGCGCGGCATCGTCGAGTCCGGAGCCACCGACGACGAGGACGAACTGATGATCGCGGTCTCCAGACTCTTTCTCGACAACATCGACAACATCCAGTCGAGCTGGGTGAAATACGGCGACCAGCAGGGCCTCAAGATGCTTTCGTGTGGCGCGAACGACTTCATGGGCACTATCCTCTCGGAGGAAATCACCAAGCGCGCGGGCGGCGAGTTCGGCGAGTACCGGAGTTTCGCCGAGTACGTCGAGATGATTGCGGCCATCGGACGGACGCCCGCCGAGCGCTCGACGGACTACCGGCGGATTCGGGACATCGACCCGGCGAACCCGACCGGACCACAGCTCGGGCCGCAGGCCGACGGGACGCCGCTGTTCGACGATGGGTCGAAAAACCGTACGCACGCCGACAACTGA